The following is a genomic window from Candidatus Binataceae bacterium.
TCCCGTTGCCTTTGGCGCGCTATGTTGCATCAATCGGCGACGCCCGCCAGCCCCCAGAGCAGAGGAAGCCCGTGACGCGACAGAACCACCTGATGATCCCCGGCGCGCCGACCCCGGTCGCGCCGTTCAGCCACGCCGTCGAGATCGACGGCTGGCTTTTCGTGACGGGACAGATGCCGACCTGGCCGGGCGACGACGCGCGCGCTCTCCCGGAGGGAATCGAGGCGCAGACGCGGCGCGTCCTCGACAATCTCGCGATCGTGCTCGCCGGCGCCGGCTATTCGCTGGCGCAGGTCGTTTCAGCCCGCGTCTACCTTGCGGAGTTCAAGCGCGACTACGAGCGGATGAACGCGGTCTATCGCGGCTATTTCGCGGAGGGCAGGCTTCCCGCACGCACTTGCATCGGCGTTACAGCGCTCGCGCGCGATGCGCTCGTGGAGATCGACCTCGTGGCGAGGAAGTAGCGGAGATCAGGGCTCGTTCGCGGGAAGCCGCAGGTCGTTCACATCGATCCGCACCACACCTCCCGCGAAGTCTCCTGCTGCATAGCGCGTTAGCGCCATGAGCTCGATGTCGCGG
Proteins encoded in this region:
- a CDS encoding RidA family protein, producing the protein MTRQNHLMIPGAPTPVAPFSHAVEIDGWLFVTGQMPTWPGDDARALPEGIEAQTRRVLDNLAIVLAGAGYSLAQVVSARVYLAEFKRDYERMNAVYRGYFAEGRLPARTCIGVTALARDALVEIDLVARK